One part of the Streptomyces nigra genome encodes these proteins:
- a CDS encoding phosphoglyceromutase: protein MADAPYKLILLRHGESEWNAKNLFTGWVDVNLNEKGEKEAVRGGELLKDAGLLPDVVHTSLQKRAIRTAQLALEAADRHWIPVHRSWRLNERHYGALQGKDKAQTLAEFGEEQFMLWRRSYDTPPPPLADDAEYSQFSDPRYATLPPELRPRTECLKDVVVRMLPYWFDAIVPDLLTGRTVLVAAHGNSLRALVKHLDGISDADIAGLNIPTGIPLAYDLDADFKPLTPGGRYLDPDAAAAAIEAVKNQGKKK, encoded by the coding sequence ATGGCCGACGCACCGTACAAGCTGATCCTCCTCCGCCACGGCGAGAGCGAGTGGAACGCGAAGAACCTGTTCACCGGCTGGGTGGACGTCAACCTCAACGAGAAGGGCGAGAAGGAGGCGGTCCGCGGTGGCGAGCTCCTGAAGGACGCCGGACTCCTGCCCGACGTGGTCCACACGTCCCTCCAGAAGCGCGCGATCCGCACGGCCCAGCTGGCGCTGGAAGCGGCCGACCGCCACTGGATCCCGGTCCACCGCTCGTGGCGCCTGAACGAGCGCCACTACGGCGCCCTGCAGGGCAAGGACAAGGCGCAGACCCTCGCCGAGTTCGGCGAGGAGCAGTTCATGCTGTGGCGCCGCTCCTACGACACCCCGCCGCCCCCGCTCGCCGACGACGCCGAGTACTCCCAGTTCTCCGACCCGCGCTACGCGACCCTCCCGCCGGAGCTCCGCCCGCGCACGGAGTGCCTCAAGGACGTCGTCGTCCGCATGCTCCCGTACTGGTTCGACGCGATCGTCCCCGACCTGCTGACCGGCCGCACGGTCCTGGTCGCGGCCCACGGCAACTCGCTGCGCGCCCTGGTCAAGCACCTGGACGGCATCTCGGACGCCGACATCGCGGGCCTGAACATCCCGACGGGCATCCCGCTCGCCTACGACCTGGACGCCGACTTCAAGCCGCTCACCCCGGGCGGCCGCTACCTCGACCCGGACGCCGCGGCGGCGGCGATCGAGGCGGTCAAGAACCAGGGCAAGAAGAAGTAG
- a CDS encoding TetR family transcriptional regulator: MTFQRARSEEQREARRRAILDTAAAMLDEMPVAELSLNELSRRVGLAKSNVLRYFESREAVLLELLDDFLGRWLVELEGELAEGVEAGATAEVRAAQLADVLSRSLADRTVLCDLFGAQGGVLERNVSVEVVKRHKRASLARLDAMTALLRRHVPELGEGAQLFCLMCLASSGALSAYVPPPPPVLAAYAEEPALAALNLEMPETLRVAFTAMLLGVVPRT; this comes from the coding sequence GTGACTTTTCAGCGGGCGCGAAGCGAGGAACAGCGAGAGGCCCGCCGCCGGGCCATCCTCGACACGGCGGCGGCGATGCTCGACGAGATGCCGGTGGCCGAGCTGAGCCTGAACGAGCTCAGCCGGCGCGTGGGCCTGGCCAAGTCGAACGTCCTGCGCTACTTCGAGTCCCGCGAGGCCGTCCTGCTCGAGCTCCTCGACGACTTCCTCGGGCGCTGGCTCGTCGAACTGGAGGGCGAGCTGGCCGAGGGGGTCGAGGCGGGCGCCACGGCCGAGGTGCGAGCGGCCCAGCTCGCGGACGTCCTCAGTCGGTCGCTGGCGGACCGTACGGTGCTCTGCGATCTCTTCGGCGCCCAGGGCGGCGTCCTCGAGCGCAATGTCTCCGTCGAGGTCGTCAAGCGGCACAAGCGCGCCTCCCTGGCCCGACTCGACGCCATGACCGCGCTCCTGCGCCGCCATGTGCCCGAACTGGGCGAGGGCGCCCAGCTGTTCTGCCTGATGTGCCTCGCCTCGTCCGGTGCCCTCTCGGCCTACGTCCCCCCGCCGCCCCCCGTCCTCGCCGCCTACGCCGAGGAGCCCGCCCTCGCCGCGCTGAATCTGGAGATGCCCGAGACTCTGCGGGTCGCTTTCACCGCGATGCTCCTGGGTGTCGTCCCGCGCACCTGA
- a CDS encoding ribosomal protein L7/L12: MTDRYVWLVCDEVPHDVVLLALGPRTLDVVQTVRRLTGLSLWHSKALAVHLPAVILDGVPQEDAEAAVAALREAGATCGPVVVAGRRLPSSADLGGPGEGPAVPPRFTHG, translated from the coding sequence ATGACGGACAGGTACGTCTGGCTGGTGTGCGACGAAGTACCCCATGACGTGGTGCTCCTCGCCCTGGGCCCCCGCACGCTGGACGTCGTCCAGACCGTCCGACGCCTGACGGGCCTGAGCCTCTGGCACAGCAAGGCTCTGGCAGTTCACCTGCCCGCCGTGATCCTCGACGGCGTACCGCAGGAGGACGCGGAGGCGGCGGTGGCGGCCCTACGGGAGGCCGGGGCGACCTGCGGTCCGGTTGTCGTCGCTGGTCGTCGTCTGCCGTCGTCTGCCGACCTCGGAGGGCCCGGAGAGGGACCGGCGGTGCCGCCCCGGTTCACTCATGGATGA
- a CDS encoding SDR family NAD(P)-dependent oxidoreductase produces the protein MTEKWTEQQIPDQRGRVAIVTGANTGLGFETARMLAEHGATVVMAVRDVEKGARAAARIRGDVTVQTLDLTSLASVRAAAADLRTAHPRIDLLINNAGVMYTPKQTTADGFEMQFGTNHLGHFALTGLLLDRLLPVPGSRVVNVSSVGHRIRAAIHFDDLQWERSYSRVGAYGQSKLANLLFTYELQRRLAPHGTTIAAAAHPGVSNTELLRHLPAPLRVPAGRITPLLTQDPAMGALPTLRAATDPAVTGGQYYGPGGRGEIRGYPKLVTSSPASHDETVMHRLWTVSEELTGVTFPVERVATAS, from the coding sequence ATGACCGAGAAGTGGACCGAACAGCAGATCCCCGACCAGCGCGGCCGGGTGGCGATCGTGACCGGCGCCAACACCGGGCTCGGCTTCGAGACCGCCCGGATGCTGGCGGAGCACGGGGCGACGGTGGTCATGGCCGTGCGGGACGTGGAGAAGGGGGCGCGGGCGGCGGCCCGTATCCGCGGTGACGTCACCGTCCAGACGCTGGACCTGACGTCCCTGGCCTCCGTCCGGGCAGCGGCGGCGGACCTGCGCACCGCGCATCCGCGCATCGACCTGCTGATCAACAACGCCGGCGTGATGTACACGCCGAAGCAGACCACCGCCGACGGCTTCGAGATGCAGTTCGGCACGAACCACCTGGGGCACTTCGCCCTCACCGGCCTGCTGCTCGACCGGCTGCTGCCGGTCCCCGGCTCCCGTGTCGTGAACGTCAGCAGCGTCGGGCACCGCATCCGGGCCGCGATCCACTTCGACGACCTGCAGTGGGAGCGGTCGTACAGCCGCGTCGGCGCCTACGGCCAGTCCAAGCTCGCCAACCTGCTGTTCACGTACGAACTGCAGCGCCGGCTCGCCCCGCACGGCACGACGATCGCGGCGGCGGCGCACCCCGGCGTCTCCAACACCGAGCTGCTCCGCCACCTCCCGGCCCCGCTCCGGGTACCGGCCGGCCGGATCACCCCCCTGCTCACCCAGGACCCGGCGATGGGCGCCCTGCCCACTCTGCGCGCGGCCACCGACCCGGCCGTGACGGGCGGCCAGTACTACGGCCCCGGCGGCCGGGGCGAGATCCGCGGCTACCCGAAGCTGGTCACGTCCAGCCCCGCCTCCCACGACGAGACGGTCATGCACCGCCTGTGGACGGTGTCGGAGGAACTGACGGGAGTGACGTTCCCGGTGGAGCGGGTGGCGACGGCGTCCTGA
- a CDS encoding SpoIIE family protein phosphatase/ATP-binding protein, with product MSDRHDRWTRGRWRSLVGRSPRSVAGQVFVLQVALVLLLVVCAVVALILQSSRDTQTEAKRRSIAVAQTFAHAPGVLAALRTEDPSKVLQPLTEAGRGAAGVDFIVVMDTDGIRYTHPLPDRIGKRFVGTIEPSLAGQVYTESVHGPLGKEVQATVPIDDGNGKVIALVSAGLKVKSVTGEVYRQLPIILGAGAGALAVTAGGTALVSRRLRRQTHALAADEMNRIYEHHDAVLHSVREGVLIIDDGRLLLANDEARRLLELSPDAEGRHVAELSGLDPETVDLLASGREATDEVHFAGDRLLAINQRHTDRAGPHGTVVTLRDTTELQAVSGRAEVARERLKLLYDAGLGVGTTLDVIGTAEELAKIAVPRFADFVTVDLADGVVQGDEPTLTATDMRRVAAHGIRDDHPLYEVDRLIDFLPTTPQARGYGTGRSVLVADLATAADWQAQDQERTREILDYGIHSLIAAPIRARGAVLGLVNFYRGKGHEAFDAEELSLAEELVARAAVSIDNARRFTREHTMAVTLQRSLLPRELPEQSALDVGSRYIPAQSGVSGDWFDVIPLPGSRVAMVVGDVVGHGLHAAATMGRLRTAVHNFSTLDLPPDELLSHLDDLVGRIDQDEACADRAAVVGATCLYVIYDPVTRRCAMARAGHPAPALVRPDGEVSYPDLPGGPPLGLGGMPFRTAEFDLDDGTQLVLYTDGLIEDRERDLDVGQELLRRALTGHPERAPEDSCRAVVDALLPAGPKDDVALLIARTKALPPDHVATWDVPPDPSAVGRVREAVSGKLAKWGLEELDFVTELVLSELVTNAIRYGAEPIQVRLIRDRVLTCEVSDSSSTSPHLRYAATTDEGGRGLFLVAQTTERWGTRYTSQGKVIWAEQALPGAVGTP from the coding sequence ATGTCGGACCGACACGACCGGTGGACGCGGGGACGATGGCGCTCGCTGGTCGGCAGGAGTCCCCGAAGCGTTGCCGGTCAGGTGTTCGTGCTCCAGGTGGCGCTCGTCCTGCTGCTCGTGGTCTGTGCCGTCGTCGCCCTCATCCTCCAGTCGAGCCGCGACACCCAGACCGAGGCGAAGCGCCGCTCGATCGCCGTCGCGCAGACCTTCGCGCACGCGCCCGGCGTCCTCGCGGCGCTGCGGACGGAGGACCCCTCGAAGGTGCTCCAGCCGCTGACCGAGGCGGGGCGCGGCGCCGCAGGCGTCGACTTCATCGTCGTCATGGACACCGACGGCATCCGCTACACCCACCCCCTCCCGGACCGCATCGGCAAGCGTTTCGTCGGCACCATCGAGCCCTCCCTCGCGGGCCAGGTGTACACGGAGAGCGTGCACGGGCCACTCGGCAAGGAGGTCCAGGCGACCGTCCCGATCGACGACGGCAACGGCAAGGTCATCGCGCTCGTCTCCGCCGGGCTCAAGGTCAAGAGCGTGACGGGTGAGGTGTACCGGCAGCTCCCGATCATCCTGGGCGCGGGCGCCGGCGCGCTCGCCGTGACGGCGGGCGGCACCGCCCTGGTGAGCCGACGGCTGCGCCGCCAGACCCACGCCCTCGCCGCCGACGAGATGAACCGGATCTACGAGCACCACGACGCCGTACTGCACTCGGTCCGCGAGGGTGTGCTGATCATCGACGACGGCCGGCTGCTGCTCGCCAACGACGAGGCCAGGCGCCTGCTGGAACTGTCCCCGGACGCCGAGGGCCGGCATGTGGCGGAGCTGTCCGGGCTCGACCCGGAGACCGTGGACCTGCTCGCCTCCGGTCGCGAGGCAACCGACGAGGTGCACTTCGCGGGCGACCGCCTGCTGGCGATCAACCAGCGGCACACCGACCGGGCCGGTCCGCACGGCACCGTGGTCACCCTCCGCGACACCACCGAACTGCAGGCCGTCTCCGGCCGCGCCGAGGTCGCCCGGGAACGCCTCAAGCTGCTGTACGACGCGGGCCTCGGCGTCGGCACCACCCTCGATGTGATCGGCACCGCCGAGGAACTGGCCAAGATCGCCGTCCCCCGCTTCGCCGACTTCGTCACCGTCGACCTGGCCGACGGCGTCGTACAGGGCGACGAGCCGACCCTCACGGCGACGGACATGCGGCGGGTCGCCGCGCACGGCATCCGGGACGACCACCCCCTCTACGAGGTGGACCGGCTCATCGACTTCCTGCCCACCACCCCGCAGGCCCGCGGCTACGGCACCGGCCGCTCCGTCCTCGTCGCCGACCTGGCGACCGCCGCCGACTGGCAGGCCCAGGACCAGGAGCGCACCCGGGAGATCCTCGACTACGGCATCCACTCCCTGATCGCCGCGCCGATCCGGGCCCGCGGCGCCGTCCTCGGCCTGGTCAACTTCTACCGCGGCAAGGGGCACGAGGCGTTCGACGCCGAGGAGCTGTCCCTGGCGGAGGAACTGGTGGCGCGCGCCGCCGTCAGCATCGACAACGCCCGCCGCTTCACCCGCGAGCACACCATGGCCGTCACCCTCCAGCGCAGCCTGCTGCCGAGGGAGCTGCCCGAGCAGAGCGCCCTGGACGTCGGCTCCCGCTACATACCGGCCCAGTCCGGGGTGAGCGGCGACTGGTTCGACGTCATCCCGCTGCCGGGGAGCCGGGTCGCCATGGTCGTCGGCGACGTGGTCGGCCACGGCCTGCACGCCGCCGCCACCATGGGCCGGCTGCGCACCGCCGTGCACAACTTCTCCACCCTCGACCTGCCCCCCGACGAACTGCTCAGCCACCTCGACGACCTCGTCGGCCGCATCGACCAGGACGAGGCATGTGCCGACCGGGCCGCCGTCGTCGGCGCCACCTGCCTGTACGTGATCTACGACCCCGTCACGCGCCGCTGCGCCATGGCGCGGGCCGGCCACCCGGCTCCCGCCCTCGTCCGCCCCGACGGCGAGGTCAGCTACCCCGACCTCCCGGGCGGACCGCCGCTCGGCCTCGGCGGCATGCCCTTCCGTACGGCGGAGTTCGACCTCGACGACGGCACCCAGCTCGTCCTCTACACCGACGGCCTCATCGAGGACCGCGAACGCGACCTCGACGTCGGCCAGGAACTGCTGCGCCGGGCCCTGACCGGCCACCCCGAGCGCGCACCGGAGGACAGCTGCCGCGCGGTCGTGGACGCACTGCTTCCGGCCGGCCCCAAGGACGACGTGGCCCTGCTGATCGCCCGGACCAAGGCGCTCCCGCCGGACCACGTGGCCACCTGGGACGTGCCGCCCGACCCGTCCGCCGTCGGCCGGGTGCGCGAGGCCGTCTCCGGCAAGCTGGCGAAGTGGGGCCTGGAGGAACTGGACTTCGTCACCGAACTCGTCCTGAGCGAGCTGGTCACCAACGCCATCCGCTACGGCGCCGAGCCCATCCAGGTACGGCTGATCCGCGACCGGGTGCTGACCTGCGAGGTCTCCGACTCCAGCAGCACCTCACCGCATCTGCGGTACGCCGCGACGACCGACGAGGGCGGCCGCGGTCTCTTCCTGGTCGCCCAGACGACCGAGCGCTGGGGCACCCGGTACACCTCGCAGGGCAAGGTCATCTGGGCCGAGCAGGCGCTGCCGGGCGCGGTGGGCACACCCTGA
- the phoU gene encoding phosphate signaling complex protein PhoU — protein MRDAYHEELDSIGDGLVEMARLAGSAIGRATTAILDSDLKLAESVIEADQKVDDLQHDLEARAIALLARQQPVATDLRIVVTSLRMSADLERAGDLAQHVAKLTRLRYPERAIPQDLHATILEMGQLAQRLMAKAAEVIVTKDVDLALQLEQDDDEMDLLHRTLFQHLMDERWKHGIETAVDVTLLGRYYERYADHAVAVAKRVVYLVTGEHADELQAEVQPGIQPAPGADGA, from the coding sequence ATGCGGGACGCGTACCACGAGGAACTGGACTCGATCGGCGACGGCCTGGTCGAGATGGCCCGGCTGGCCGGGTCGGCGATCGGGCGCGCCACGACGGCCATCCTCGACTCCGACCTGAAGCTGGCCGAGAGCGTGATCGAGGCGGACCAGAAGGTCGACGACCTGCAGCACGACCTGGAGGCCCGGGCCATCGCGCTGCTCGCCCGCCAGCAGCCGGTGGCGACGGACCTGCGGATCGTGGTGACCTCCCTGCGCATGTCGGCGGACCTGGAGCGGGCGGGCGACCTGGCCCAGCACGTGGCCAAGCTGACGCGGCTGCGCTACCCGGAGCGGGCGATCCCGCAGGACCTGCACGCCACCATCCTGGAGATGGGGCAGCTGGCGCAGCGCCTGATGGCCAAGGCGGCCGAGGTGATCGTCACCAAGGACGTCGACCTCGCGCTCCAGCTGGAGCAGGACGACGACGAGATGGACCTGCTGCACCGCACGCTCTTCCAGCACCTGATGGACGAGCGCTGGAAGCACGGCATCGAGACCGCGGTCGACGTGACGCTGCTCGGCCGCTACTACGAGCGGTACGCCGACCACGCGGTGGCGGTCGCGAAGCGGGTCGTCTACCTGGTCACCGGGGAGCACGCCGACGAGCTGCAGGCCGAGGTACAGCCCGGGATCCAGCCGGCGCCGGGGGCGGACGGGGCGTAG